TCACCTCGGCGGGTCTCAAGGAGAGCCACCCGCACGACATCCAGATGACGGTCGAGGCGCCGAACTACAGCAGGAAGTAACAGCGCGCGACGGAGGGGGCGGTTCCGGCATGTGGCCGGAGCCGCCCCTCCGGCGTGTGTCGGGGATACTGGTAGGCGCAGACATAGAGGGAAAGGCCACACATCGTGACTGAGATCGAGATCGGGCGCGGCAAGCGCGGCCGCAGGGCGTACGCGTTCGACGACATCGCCGTCGTCCCGAGCCGGCGCACCCGGGACCCGAAGGAGGTCTCGATCGCCTGGCAGATCGACGCCTACCGCTTCGAGCTGCCGTTCCTGGCCGCCCCGATGGACTCGGTCGTGTCGCCGCAGACCGCCATCCGCATCGGCGAGCTGGGCGGCCTGGGCGTCCTGAACCTGGAGGGTCTCTGGACCCGGTACGAGGACCCGCAGCCGCTCCTCGACGAGATCGGCGAGCTGGACGAGGCGACCGCGACCCGCCGTCTGCAGGAGATCTACGCCGCCCCGATCAAGGAGGAGCTGATCGGGCAGCGCATCAAGGAGGTGCGCGACTCCGGTGTCGTCACCGCCGCCGCGCTCTCCCCGCAGCGCACCGCGCAGTTCTCGAAGGCCGTCGTCGACGCCGGCGTGGACATCTTCGTCATCCGCGGCACGACGGTCTCCGCCGAGCACGTCTCCGGCGCGGCCGAGCCGCTGAACCTGAAGCAGTTCATCTACGAGCTGGACGTCCCGGTCATCGTCGGCGGCTGCGCCACGTACACCGCGGCCCTGCACCTGATGCGCACCGGCGCGGCGGGTGTCCTGGTCGGCTTCGGCGGCGGCGCCGCGCACACCACCCGTAACGTCCTGGGCATCCAGGTCCCGATGGCGACCGCGGTCGCCGACGTGGCCGCGGCCCGCCGCGACTACATGGACGAGTCCGGCGGCCGGTACGTGCACGTCATCGCCGACGGCGGCGTGGGCTGGTCCGGCGACCTGCCGAAGGCGATCGCCTGCGGCGCCGACGCCGTGATGATCGGCTCCCCGCTGGCCCGTGCCACGGACGCGCCCGGCAAGGGCCACCACTGGGGCATGGAGGCCGTCCACGAGGACGTGCCGCGCGGCAAGCTGGTCGACCTGGGCATCGTCGGCACCACCGAGGAGATCCTCGCGGGCCCGTCGCACACCCCGGACGGCTCGATGAACTTCTTCGGCGCCCTGCGCCGCGCGATGGCCACGACGGGCTACAGCGAGCTCAAGGAGTTCCAGCGCGTCGAGGTCACGGTCGCGGACGCCCAGCACAAGCGCTGACGACCTGCAGGAAAGCCCCGCACCGGGTGGTGCGGGGCTTTTCTGCTTCTCACAGCCGGTGGGCCGCTCCGGCGGGGGTGGCGCCGCGGGTGTCGAGGAGGAGCTGGGCCTTCACCGAGAGGCCCTGGAGGTCGTACGTGCGGTGGTGCTGGAGCAGGATCGTCAGGTCGGCGTGGGCGGCGGCCTCGTAGAGGGAGTCCGCGCGGGGGACGGGGAGCTCGCGGACGCGCCAGTCGGGGACGTGGGGGTCGTGGTAGCTGACGGCCGCGCCCAGGTCCATGAGGCGGCGGGCGATCTCGTCGGCGGGGGAGCCCTGGCGGTCGGGGAGGTCGGGCTTGTACGTGATGCCGAGCAGCAGGATCCGGGCGCCGCGGGCCGACTTGCCGTGCTCGTTGAGGAGGGTGGCGGCGCGCTGGACGACGTACTGCGGCATGCGCTCGTTGACCTGTCCCGCGAGCTCGACGAGGCGCAGCGGGCGGTGGGCGCCGACGGTGTCGACGGGGACGCCGTGGCCGCCGACGCCGGGGCCGGGGCGGAAGGCCTGGAAGCCGAAGGGCTTGGTCTCCGCGCAGCGGATGACGTCCCAGAGGTCGACGCCGAGTTCGTGGCAGAGGACCGCCATCTCGTTGACGAGGGCGATGTTGACGTGCCGGAAGTTGGTCTCCAGGAGCTTGACCGTCTCCGCCTCGCGGGGGCCACGCGCGCGTACCACCTTGTCGGTGAGCCGGCCGTAGAAGGCGGCCGCCGACTCGGTGCAGGCCGGGGTGAGGCCGCCGATGACCTTGGGCGTGCCGGCGTAGCCGTGGGTGCGGCTGCCGGGGTCGAGGCGGCCGGGGGAGTACGCGAGGTGGAAGTCGCGCCCGGCGCTCAGGCCCGAGCCCGCCTCCAGGACCTCGCGGAGGTGGCCCTCGGTGGTGCCCGGGGGGACCGGGGACTCCAGGAGGACGGTGGTGTGGGGGCGCAGTCGGGCGGCGAGGGCGCGGGCGGCGTCGGTGACGGCGGTGAGGTCGAGGGTGCGGTCGGGGCCGGGGGAGGTCGGGGCGCAGAGGACTGCGGTGCGGACCCGGCCGAGCTCGGCGGGGTTGGTGGTCGGCCGGAAGCCCCCCGAGAGCATCCGGCGGATCTCGGGGGCGGTGAGCGAGCCGTCGACCGGGGAGCGGCCGGCGGCGAGTTCGGCGACGGGGCGGGGGTCGGTGTCGTAGCCGATGGTGTCGATGCCTGCGGCGGTGGCGGCCTGGGCCAGGGGGAGTCCGTGGTGGCCGAGGCCGATGACGGCGAGGTCAGCGGGCATGGGGGGTGGGCCGTCCTTCCCAGTAGCCGGAGGGGACGCGACGCGCAAGCCCGGTGGACAGAACGGGTCGAGCGCAATGTCAGACTAGGCGTAAATATGACCGATATGCGGCATTGTGAAGCTGAACGTCGCCGAGTGTTATCCACAGGTCGGTCGCGAGGCGGTGGCTGAAGTCGCGGGACCGGGCCAGAATCGAGCTGTGAGCCGGACCACACGGGGCCCGGTTCGCGGTTCGTGCACGTCGCCACGGCCCCGGTGTGTGCGGGGCCTAGGGGCGGGCGTGTGGGACGGACGGGGGACGACGGGAGGCAGCAGCGTGAGGACAGCGACACTGGGACCCGCCGAGCGCGCCGAGGCACTCGCGGCCATGGCCGAGCGAGAGCTGGACGTGCTGGTCGTCGGCGCCGGGGTCGTCGGCGCCGGAACCGCCCTCGACGCCGCCACGAGAGGTCTCTCCACCGGCATCGTGGAGGCCCGCGACTGGGCCTCCGGCACCTCCAGCAGGTCCAGCAAGCTCATCCACGGCGGCCTGCGCTATCTGGAGATGCTCGACTTCGCGCTCGTACGGGAGGCGCTCAAGGAGCGCGGACTCCTCCTGGAGCGGCTCGCCCCCCACCTGGTGAAGCCGGTCCCCTTCCTCTATCCCCTCCAGCACAAGGGCTGGGAGCGGTTCTACGCCGGCTCGGGCGTCGCGCTGTACGACGCGATGTCGCTCTCCTCCGGCCACGGCCGCGGCCTCCCGGCCCACCGGCACCTCTCCCGGCGGGGCGCCCTGCAGGTCGCGCCCTGCCTGAAGAAGGACGCCCTGGTCGGCGCCCTGCAGTACTACGACGCCCAGATGGACGACGCCCGCTTCGTCACCACCCTGGTGCGCACGGCCGCCTCCTACGGCGCCCGGGCCGCCAGCCGGGCCCGCGTCACCGGCTTCCTCCGCGAGGGCGAGCGGGTCGTCGGCGCGCGCGTCCAGGACGTCGAGGCGGGCGTCGCGTACGAGATCAGGGCCAAGCAGATCGTCAACGCCACGGGCGTGTGGACCGACGACACCCAGGCCCTCATCGGGGAGCGCGGCCAGTTCCACGTCCGCGCCTCCAAGGGCATCCA
This is a stretch of genomic DNA from Streptomyces sp. R44. It encodes these proteins:
- a CDS encoding GuaB3 family IMP dehydrogenase-related protein; translated protein: MTEIEIGRGKRGRRAYAFDDIAVVPSRRTRDPKEVSIAWQIDAYRFELPFLAAPMDSVVSPQTAIRIGELGGLGVLNLEGLWTRYEDPQPLLDEIGELDEATATRRLQEIYAAPIKEELIGQRIKEVRDSGVVTAAALSPQRTAQFSKAVVDAGVDIFVIRGTTVSAEHVSGAAEPLNLKQFIYELDVPVIVGGCATYTAALHLMRTGAAGVLVGFGGGAAHTTRNVLGIQVPMATAVADVAAARRDYMDESGGRYVHVIADGGVGWSGDLPKAIACGADAVMIGSPLARATDAPGKGHHWGMEAVHEDVPRGKLVDLGIVGTTEEILAGPSHTPDGSMNFFGALRRAMATTGYSELKEFQRVEVTVADAQHKR
- a CDS encoding nucleotide sugar dehydrogenase, yielding MPADLAVIGLGHHGLPLAQAATAAGIDTIGYDTDPRPVAELAAGRSPVDGSLTAPEIRRMLSGGFRPTTNPAELGRVRTAVLCAPTSPGPDRTLDLTAVTDAARALAARLRPHTTVLLESPVPPGTTEGHLREVLEAGSGLSAGRDFHLAYSPGRLDPGSRTHGYAGTPKVIGGLTPACTESAAAFYGRLTDKVVRARGPREAETVKLLETNFRHVNIALVNEMAVLCHELGVDLWDVIRCAETKPFGFQAFRPGPGVGGHGVPVDTVGAHRPLRLVELAGQVNERMPQYVVQRAATLLNEHGKSARGARILLLGITYKPDLPDRQGSPADEIARRLMDLGAAVSYHDPHVPDWRVRELPVPRADSLYEAAAHADLTILLQHHRTYDLQGLSVKAQLLLDTRGATPAGAAHRL